Proteins from a single region of Sesamum indicum cultivar Zhongzhi No. 13 linkage group LG5, S_indicum_v1.0, whole genome shotgun sequence:
- the LOC105162512 gene encoding bZIP transcription factor TGA10 gives MDSGGMSDDEHGGVHVKSSISEKEKKVFEYPLMASGSNNNNNDHHHHHHHHHMITSTTEIALQQQHHHHQMDHMISPFHHQTSTSTFPMMQSSPSSSSAPLPGTFNISKDGTAYDLGELDQALFLYLDGQDHHSAQEQRQGSGVRPHTLNIFPSQPMHVEPSAAAAAPKGSSSSTGLVSPSASGSQQRSSQPSMPSSNPRNDVASAPETTKVVKREGNRKGPTSSSEQGSKTPDPKTLRRLAQNREAARKSRLRKKAYVQQLETCRMRLTQLEQEIQRARSQGFHLGGSALLAGEQGLQVAMGNGNSDAANLFDMEYARWLEEHHRLMAELRHAMEDHLSENELRVLVDSCLALYDQVMNLKNMIAKSDVFHLLSGMWKTPAERCFMWIGGFRPSELIKVIVTQIEPLTEQQVVGVCGLQQSTREAEEALSQGLEALNQSLTHTITSDSLIIPPNMNTYMAQMALAINKLSTLEGFLHQADNLRQQTLHRLDQILTTRQAARCFLAIGEYFHRLRALSSLWVARPRQE, from the exons atggaTTCAGGTGGAATGAGTGATGATGAGCATGGTGGTGTACATGTAAAGAGCAGTATTtctgagaaagaaaagaaggtgTTTGAATACCCTCTCATGGCGTCAGGCAgcaataacaacaacaatgatcatcatcatcatcatcatcatcatcacatgATCACTAGTACTACTGAAATAGCTTTGCAGCAACAACATCATCACCATCAGATGGACCACATGATCAGCCCATTTCATCATCAGACGTCCACATCGACCTTCCCCATGATGCAATCATCCCCCTCGTCATCCTCAGCACCCCTTCCTGGAACTTTCAATAT AAGCAAAGATGGCACCGCTTACGACTTGGGCGAATTGGATCAAGCTCTTTTCCTCTACCTCGACGGCCAAGATCATCACTCAGCTCAAGAACAACGAC AGGGTTCTGGGGTGAGGCCACACACACTCAACATTTTCCCTTCTCAGCCCATGCATGTAGAGCCATccgcagcagcagcagcccCAAAG GGAAGTAGTAGTAGTACTGGATTAGTTTCTCCCTCAGCCAGTGGTTCCCAGCAGAGATCATCTCAGCCATCCATGCCCTCATCTAACCCTAGAAATGATGTTGCTTCTGCTCCCGAAACAACCAAAGTGGTTAAG CGTGAGGGCAACCGCAAAGGGCCTACCTCAAGTTCAGAACAAGGATCAAAAACACCTGACCCAAAG ACACTGAGGAGGCTTGCTCAGAATAGAGAGGCAGCTAGGAAAAGCAGGCTTAGGAAGAAG GCTTATGTTCAGCAGCTTGAGACATGTCGGATGAGGCTTACCCAGCTAGAACAAGAAATACAAAGAGCTAGATCCCAA GGATTTCACTTGGGAGGATCTGCACTTTTAGCAGGGGAACAAGGCCTTCAAGTTGCAATGGGCAACGGAAATTCCG ATGCTGCTAATTTGTTTGACATGGAGTATGCTCGGTGGTTGGAGGAGCACCACCGCTTGATGGCGGAGCTGCGCCATGCAATGGAGGACCATTTGTCGGAAAACGAGCTACGAGTCTTGGTGGACAGCTGCTTGGCACTCTATGACCAAGTGATGAACCTCAAGAACATGATCGCCAAATCCGATGTTTTCCACCTCTTGTCCGGCATGTGGAAGACTCCGGCCGAGCGCTGCTTCATGTGGATCGGCGGTTTCCGCCCATCTGAGCTCATTAAG GTAATAGTGACCCAAATAGAGCCATTGACAGAGCAACAAGTTGTGGGAGTATGTGGGTTGCAGCAGTCAACAAGGGAAGCTGAAGAAGCCCTCTCTCAGGGTCTGGAAGCTCTGAATCAGTCACTTACCCACACCATCACCTCTGATTCACTCATTATCCCACCAAACATGAATACCTACATGGCTCAGATGGCTCTAGCCATCAACAAACTCTCCACCCTTGAAGGTTTTCTTCACCAG